The following nucleotide sequence is from Chrysiogenia bacterium.
GTGCCGCTGACGGGAGTGATTGTTCCCGGCGCGCGCGCGGCTGCCAAGGCGACGAAGTCCGGGCGCGTGGGTGTCATCGGCACGAGCGCCACGGTGCGGAGCGGTGCCTATGTCGAAGCCATCAAGGCCGCCGACCGCGACATCGAAGTCTTCGGCGTGGCCTGCCCGCTCTTTGTCGGACTGGTCGAAGAAGGCTGGACCGACGGCGAGATCGCCGAGCTTGCGGCGCGCCGGTATCTCGAACCGCTCTTCGAGGCGAAGATCGACACCCTCGTGCTGGGCTGCACCCACTACCCACTGCTGGCGCCGACGTTGGAAAAGGTCATGGGCGAGGGGGTTCGCGTCATCGACTCGGCCACGGCCACTGCCGAGGAGGTCGTGCACCTGCTGAAGGAAACCGAGCTGGCTGCGACCGACACCGGCAGCGACAGTCATCACTACCTGGTCACCGACTCGCGCGAGCGCTTCCTCGAACTCGCGCCCCGCTTCCTGGGACGCGAACTCGCCGGCAAGGTCGAGGAAGTTCAGCTCAAGACCGAGAACTAGGGGCTTCGCCCCATTTCTTCTCGGGACAGCGGGGCCGTGTAGGGGCGAGGCATGCCTCGCCCTCTCTATCTTCAGAGCGCCGCTTCGTTTTCGTCCGGGATTCGCCGCACGTTGAGCGCGAAGTTGTGGCAGATGGGGCAGTCGCGGCAGGCCTCGGGCAGCGGCGCCGAGAGATCGCCCAGCGCCTTGCGGAAATTCCTGTAGTCATCACCGGCCCAGTGCGCGGCGAGTGATCCTTCACCGAGCTTTCCAAATGCCACGGGTTCGAGCCTGCGGGCCTCCCCCTCACGCGGGACGCGCCAGACCGGGTAGGCCGCCATGCAGCACGGGCTCACCGCGCCGTCGGCGCGAAGGAAGGGGCGCTGCTCGGCGTAGGCCATGCACGCGTGCCGCTTTGTCGA
It contains:
- a CDS encoding glutamate racemase encodes the protein MTDQTESRKLPIGVFDSGVGGLTVLREIRRLLPGESTLYLGDTARVPYGTKSPQTVQRYGREVTRELLHRGIKLLVVGCNTASAVALGVLRTEFDVPLTGVIVPGARAAAKATKSGRVGVIGTSATVRSGAYVEAIKAADRDIEVFGVACPLFVGLVEEGWTDGEIAELAARRYLEPLFEAKIDTLVLGCTHYPLLAPTLEKVMGEGVRVIDSATATAEEVVHLLKETELAATDTGSDSHHYLVTDSRERFLELAPRFLGRELAGKVEEVQLKTEN